The genomic region CCTGGCCTTGTTCAACCAGCGCCTGACGCTGAGCGCCGACTACTACTACAAGCGCACCAGCGACCTGCTGCGGCAAACTTACATCACCCCGTCCTCCGGCTACGACCGGCTGTGGATCAACGACGGGGAAATTGAAAACAAGGGGTTTGAGCTGGGCATGAGCACCAACATCCTGGAAGGGCCGGTGCAGTGGAGCGTGGGCGGCAACTTCACCCTCAACCGCAACAAGCTCCTGAGCATGGGCGAAGACAACTTTGTGTGGAACGGCAGCAGCATTGAGATGCTGCGCGCCCCGCTCAACGCCTTCATCGTGAACGAGCCCATCAACGTCTTCTACGGCTACAAAACCGACGGCATCATTCAGACGGTGGAGGAAGGCCAGGCCGCCGGCCTGACGGGCGACATGGCCAAGCCCGGCGAAATCAAGTACGTGGATTTGAACAGCGACGGCGTGGTGGACGACAAGGACCGCACCATCATCGGCGACCCCAACCCCAAGTTCCTCTACAGCCTCAACACCAGCGTGAGCAGCCACGGCTTCGACCTCTCGGCCCAGCTCTACGGCGTGCAGGGCAACGACGTGTTCGACTTCCGCAAGTTCTCACCCAGCGCCCAGCTCCAGCGCTGGACGCCCGACAACCCCACCAACGAGTACCCCAGCGTAAACGCCAACCGCGCCTACTACGGCTCCGACTGGTTTGTGACCAAAGGCTCGTTCCTGCGCGTGCAGAACGTGACGCTGGGCTACAACTTCAAGTCCAACTTCGTGAAGGGCATTGAAAGTCTGCGCATCTACTTCTCGGGCAACAACCTCTACAACTTCACCAAGTACCACACCGGCTTCGACCCGGAAGTGCCCGCCAACGGCCAGCAGTGGGGCTCTTACCCGCGCCCCCGCGCCTTCTCGCTGGGTGTAAACCTTGGTATCTAAGTTTCGCAACTGCCTTCCCCATGAAACTCCCCCAACAACTTTGCCTGGCCGGGGCGCTGGCTTTGCTCACGGCCTGCTCCCTGCAGGAAGAGCCCTACGGCTTCAACTCCACCGACAACTTCTACAAGACGGAGGCCGACGCCAACGCGGCGCTGATTTACGCCTACTCCATCCTGCCGGAAATTGAGTACTACTCCCGCAACTTCATCCTGGTCACGGAGCTGCCCACCGAAAACATCACCCTTAAGCCCGACGCCGGCGCCAGCAACTTCGAGTTCGACAAGCTGGCCGTGCGCGCCGACAACCCCGAGCTGACCACGGCCTGGCGCTACGCCTACATCGGGGCCAACCGCGCCAACGCCGTCATTGCCAACGTGCCCGGCATTGCGGCCATGAGCGAGGCCAACCGCAACCAGATCGTGGGCGAGGCTTACTTCCTGCGCGCCCTGCACTACTTCAACCTGGTGCGACTGTTCGGCGAGGTGCCCCTGAAAACGGAGCCCGTCACGTCCCTCGACCAGGCCAACTCCCCCAAAGCCAGCCTGCAGGACATCTACGCGCTGATTGAGGCCGACCTCAAGAAAGCCAGTGAGCTGATGGACGCCACCCGCCGCGACGGGCGGGCCAACAAAGTGGCTGCCTGGGGCTTGCTGGCCAAGGTGTACCTCACCCAGGCCTCGGGCAAAAGCACCAGCTCCCCCGGCTACGAGTTCGTGGGCAATGCCGACGCCCTGTACACCCAGGCCAAAACCTACGCCGGCAACGTGCTCAGCGGCGGGGCCGGCTACGGCCTCGACCCGGACCTGAAAGCCATTTTTGACGTGGACAAGAAGAACGGCCCCGAGCACATCTTCGCCGTGGCTACGGACCGCTCGGGCCTCTCGGAGGGCAACTTCTCCAAGCTGCCGCTGATGTTCATTCCCTACATCGACGGGGCCGTGTTCAAGCTCAACGACAGCACCAGCGTCCGCTCGGGCTACAACCATTTCGTGACGGAGCCGGCCATCTACAACAGCTTCGCCGACACCGACAAGCGCAAAACCGAGCTGATTCCCTCCAAAGTCTACATCGGCAAAAAGGAAACCACGCTCAGCATCACCGGCTACAGCCGCCCGTTCACCCGCAAATACCTTGACCCCAAGCAGGTGGGCGAGCAAACCAGCGCCAACACGCCGGTGCTGCGCTACTCCGACGTGGTGCTGCTCTTTGCCGAGGCCAGCGGCCCCACGGCCGAGGGCTACGCCGCCATCAACCAGATCCGCCAGCGGGCGGGCCTGCCCAACCTAACCGAGGGGCTGAGCCCGGCGGCCTTCCGCGCCGCCGTGCTGCAGGAGCGGGCCTGGGAGCTGGCCTTTGAGGGCAACCGCCTGTTCGACCTGCGCCGCACCCACCAGATGGAGCAGGTGCTGGTGCAGCAGTACGGCAAAACCATCCAGCCCGGCAACGCCTACTTCTACCCGATTCCGACCCGGGAAACGGACCTGAATCCCAACCTCTAATCACCCTCCACCATGCATATATCCGTAAATTTCCGGCTCTGGGCCGGTTTGCTGCCGGGCCTGCTGCTGCTGAACAGCTGCACCCAGGACCCCTTTGAAGGCGTGGAAAGCAACGAGCGCGCCATCACCAACTTCACCCTGGACAAAGGCCAGATCGGGGTGGCTGAAATTACCCGCACGCCCACCGAGGGCACCGTGACGGTGTACGTGGTGAAGGGCACCGACCTTTCCAGCGTGGTTCCCCGCATCGAAACCTCCTACAAAGCCAAAGTAGACCCTGCCTCCGGGGTGGCTACCAACTTTGCGGCCAGCAATGGCATCCGAACCTACTCCGTGACCTCCGAAACCGGCCAGGCCCGGGAGTGGAAGGTGCAGATCAAGGAGTACGAGTCGGACATGGACGGGACGTGGAAGGTGACTAACCTGCAGTTCCAGTACTTCATTGGCGAAGGGGAAAGCTGGGGCTGGAGCGGCACCAAGAAAGTGGCCGACAACATTGCCGATGCCAGCAAGGAAAACGACAACACCATCGAGTTCAAGGTAACCGGCGTGCAGCCCGACGGCAAGCTGGAAGGCACCTACGACCATAAGGCCGGCCCCGACAACGCGTACGCCGACTTCAACTTCAAGGGCACCGACTACAGCTACAAGTTCCGGCGCTTGCCCAAGGGCCAGGGCACCTGGGTGCGGGACTTCACCGACAACACCATCACCTTCAACCCCGGGCAGGCCGGCCAGACCAAAACGGCCACGCTGGAATTCAGTTTCGACAAGTCCGTGATGAAAATGCCCTTCAACGTGCAGCCCTACGACATCGACTGGAACGGCGAGGGCAACAAGATGGAGCTGGGCGGGGCCAAAACCACCTGGTACACCCTCCAGAAAATCTAGTTTTCGGTTGGGCGGGGCCGGGGGGCCGCGCCCAACTTTTTTTCGACTTTCCCCGCCGGGTTCTGCTATTCTCCGGTCCTTTCTCATCTTTCAGTTCATGCATTCTGTTGTTCGCACTACGCTTCTTTTTCTGCATCTGACCCTACTGGCCAGCTGCGCGGCCCAGGCCCCGCGGGTGCTGCCCTACTTGCAGCAGATTTCCGGCCAGCAGACGCTTTCGGGCCAGCACAACAAGGAGCCCACCGCCGAGCCCACCAAGTGGACCGACTACGTGCACCGCGTGACGGGCAAGTACCCCGCGCTCTGGAGCGGGGACTTCCTGTTTGCCCAGAGCGACATCGACCACCGCTGGGACATGATCAAGGAAGCCGAGCGCCAGTACCAGCAGGGGGCCGTGGTGAACCTGATGTGGCACGCCTGCCCGCCCACCACCGGGGAGCCCTGCGGCTGGGACCCCGGCCTGCTCAACCAGCTGCTTACCGATGCCCAGTGGACGGAGCTCATTACCGACGGCACGCCTCTGAACAAGGCCTGGAAGCTGCGCATGGACGACGTGGCCCGCTACCTGCAGTACCTCAAGGACAAGAAGGTGGAGGTGCTCTTCCGCCCCCTGCACGAAATGAACCAGGGCAAGTTCTGGTGGGGCGGCCGCCCCGGCCCCAACGGCACGGCCCGCCTCTACCAGATTACCCACGACTACCTGCGCAACACCAAGGGCCTGACCAACCTCATCTGGGTCTGGGATATGCAGGACATGAGCCGGGACTTCGCCGCCTATAACCCCGGCCCCCAGTACTGGGACGTGTTTGCCTTCGACGTGTACGACCAGGGCTTCGACAAATCCTGGTACGACTACATCCTGCCCATCGTGGGCGACAAGCCCATGGCTATTGGGGAGTGCGCCAAGCTGCCCACCCCGGAAGTGCTGGCCCAGCAGCCCCGCTGGACGTTCTTTATGGCCTGGGCCGAGCTGGTGCAGGAAAACAACGCTGAGGACACCATCAAGCGCCTCTACAGCGACCCGCGCGTGCTCACTCGCGACGAACTGCCGAAACGATAGGGCTTCTAGTTGCTTGTTTCTGGTTGCTAGTTGATCAACCAGAAACAAGCAACTAGAAACCAGAAACATATTTTCATGAAAAACTGCGGTTTATTGCTGCTGACGCTGCTTGCGCTGCTGTCGGCCCGGCCGGGCTATGCCCAGGGCGTACTCCAAGGCGCGCGGCTGCTGACGGCCCCCGTGCGCCAGTACGAAAAGGCGGAGTGGGACATTACGGTGGCCGAGCAGTTTCGCAATGCCTATGACCAGCGCGAGGTGACGCTGGATCTGGTGCTGACCTCGCCCACCGGCCGGCCCGTGGTGCTGCCCTGCTACTTTGAGCGCAACGAAGGCACGGGCTCCACCTGGAAAGCGCGGTTTGCTCCCCAGGAAACCGGATCCTACGCCGGGATTTTTCGCCTGACGCGCAAGGCCGGCACCGTGGAATTGACCGTTAGCCCCTTTTCGGTCGGGGCGGGCCGCAAGCCGGGCTTTCTGCACCCCCACAACCTGTACACGTTCCGCTTCGACGACGGGACGCTGTTTCGGGGCGTGGGCGAGAACGTGGCCTGGGAGTCACGCTCGTTTGAAGACCAGAAGTTCACCTACGACTACCTGCTGCCCACCCTGGCCCAAAACGGCGCCAACTTTTTCCGCACCTGGATGTGCTACTGGAACCTGCCGCTGGAGTGGCCGAACGTCAGCTCCACCAGGCGCTACGCCAACAGCCCGGCCTACTTCCACCCCGGCGCCATCAAGCGCATGGATGAGCTGGTGAGTCTGACCGACTCGCTGAACTTGTACTTCATGCTCACCCTCGACTGGCACGGGCACCTGATGGAGCAGGGCGGCTGGAAAAACAGCCCCTACAACCAGCTGAACGGGGGCCCGGCCCGCACACCCACCGAGTTTTTCACCCTGCCCGCCGCGCGGGAGAAGTACAAGAACAAGCTGCGCTACGTGGTGGCCCGCTGGGGCTACAGCGCCAATATTGCCGCCTGGGAGTTCTTCAACGAAGTCGACAACGCTGCCTTCACCCAGCAGGACAGCGTGCTGATTCCGCACGAGGCCATTACGCTCTGGCACGGAGAGATGAGCCGCTACCTCAAGGACATTGACCCCTACCAGCACCTGGTGACCACCAGCATCTCGCACCGCGACATCCTGGGCCTGAACGCGGTGGCTTACTTCGACTTCCACCAGAAGCACATCTACAAGCACACGGAGAAGATTCCGGCCATCTACCCCAACTATATTCAGACCTACGGCAAGCCCTACGTGGTGGGCGAGTTTGGCTACCGCTGGGAAGACGCCGACCCCGCCTACAAGGACGGTTTCAACTACGACTATCGGCGCGGCCTCTGGTACGGCCTGTTCAGTGCCACGCCCATTCTGCCCATGACCTGGTGGTGGGAGCTGTTCGACGACCAGCAGATGACGCCCTACTTCCGGGGCGTGCGCGCCATCAGTGACCGGATGCTGGCCGCCGGCCAGGGCGAGTTTGAGCCCTTTACCGTGGCCGCGGGCGGCCTGCAAAGCTTCGGCATGCGCTGCGGAGACCAGTATTTCGTGTATTTGCTCAATGCCAGCCTGGCTCCCATTACCGCGGCGCCCACCCTGCCCGAGCCGGCCGGCCGGGGGCTTACGGCCCAATCCTTCGAGCCCACCAGCCGGCAGTACCAGCCCGTAAGCGGGTTGCGGCGGCAGGCGGGCACGCTCACGCTTCCCACCCTCACGCTGGCCCCCCGGCAGGAGCGCGTGCTCATCCTCACGGCCAAGCCCAGCGGCAAGACCCAGCGCCACACAGCCCGACGTCATTCTGCGCCCGTGCCACCAGCCGCCCCCGGCCCGTCGGGGGCCACTCCCAGCGGCTCAGCCGCCGTACGCTGATGGTAGCGAGTGTATCCAGGCGCTGCAACGCCTGGGAGCGAAGTGTCGGGCTGCTGGCGGGCTGGTTGCTGCTGGTGCCCGCCTACGCCCAGCAAGGCAAGCTCAACCACGGCCTGACCGCCCCCCAGGACCCGGCCACGCTGCCCCGCTCCCGCACGGCCGTGGTGATGCCCGTGCGCAAAGCCAAAGTGCCCGCGCGGGCGCTGCTGACGCCGTTAGCGGAAGATGGGTTTCAACTAAACGAGGGCTGGGAACTGGCTTCGGCCAACGATGTCAGTACCCCGGCGGCGCAGGTGAGCCGGCCGGGCCTGAATACGGGCAGCTGGTACAACGCCACTGTGCCCGGCATCGTGCTGACCACGCTGGTAGAGCAGGGCGTATACCCCGACCCGTTTTTTGGCCTGAATAACCTGGCCATTCCCGACACGCTCAGCCGCCAGGCGTGGTGGTACCGCCTGCGCTTCCGGGCGCCAAAAGGTCCGCGCGGCCGCCGGGCCTGGCTCGTATTCGAGGGCATCAACTACGCGGCCGATATCTGGCTGAACGGCCACCGGCTGGGTTCCATGAAGGGTGCTTTCCGCCGTGGCCGCTTCGACGCAACCAAGCTGCTCCGCGCCCACGGGGAAAACGTGCTGGCGGTGCGCGTGCAGCCCCCGCCGCACCCCGGCCGCCCGCACGAGGAGTCGGCCCGGAGCGGGCAGGGGCCCAACGGCGGGGTGCTGGCCCAGGATGGGCCCACGTTCATTGCCTCGGAAGGCTGGGACTGGATGCCTGGCATCCGGGACCGGAATACCGGCCTCTGGCAGCCCGTGCGCCTGCGCTTCACTGGTTCCGTTACACTGCTCGATCCGCAGGTCATTACCGACCTGCCCCTGCCCGACACGACCCGCGCCGAGCTGACCGTGCGCGCCACCCTGCACAACGTCAGCCGCCGCGCGCAGCGCGTTACGGTAACGGGCCAGCTGGAAGGCCGCTCATTCAGCCAGCACGTGACCGTGCCGGCCAGGGGTAGCCAGCAGGTAATTTTCCGCGCTGCCGACTTTGAGGCGCTACGCCTGACGAAGCCTCGGCTGTGGTGGCCCAACGGCTATGGTCGGCCCGCGATGTACATGCTGCCGCTTACAGTCACGGAGGCCAACGGTACTACGTCTGACGCGCAAGCGGTGCGCTTTGGGGTGCGGGAGCTGAGCTACGAAATGACCGTTGACATGCCCACCGAAATCGGCCAGCGGGTGGAGTTCAACCCGTTGCGGGCACAGGCCGGGCAGGTGCTGTTCGACAACGCAAGCCGCCGGCAAGTGGAGCCCGAAGTGTTCGTGGCCCGCCTGCGCCCGGGAGCCGACCAAACGGCTTTGCTGCCGGTGGCCCAACCAGCCGCCGCGCCCTACCTGGTGCTGAAGGTAAACGGGCAGCGCATTTTCTGCCGGGGCGGCAACTGGGGGATGGATGATGCGCTCAAGCGGGTGTCGCGCGACCGGCTGGAGCCGTACTTTCAGCTGCACCAGCAAGCCGGGCTGAACATGATCCGTAACTGGACCGGGGAAAGTACCGAGGAGGACTTCTACGCCCTGGCCGACGAGTACGGGCAGCTTATCTGGAACGACTTCTGGCTTTCCACCGAAGGCTATAACCTGGAGCCCACGGATAACGCCCTGTTCCTGGCCAACGCCCGCGACGTGGTGCGGCGCTTCCGCAACCACCCCAGCATTGCCCTCTGGTGCCCCCGCAACGAAGGCTACGCCCCCGCGGCCCTGGAAGACAGCCTGGCTCTGCTCGTGGCCAACGACGACGGCACCCGCTACTACCAGCCCAACTCCCGCAACCTCAACCTGCGCCCCAGCGGCCCCTGGCACTACTTCCACGACCCGGCCGACTACTTCCGCCACAACGCCCGGGGCTTCACCACCGAAATCGGCACCTTTTCCGTGCCTGGGGCAGCGGCCATCCGCCGGTTTCTGCCGCCCGAGGATGAGTGGCCCATCACCGATGCCTGGTACTACCACGACCTGCACGCCGAGCACCAGCAGCCCGCGTATCTAGCCGACGTAGCCCGGCGTTACGGCGCGCCCGCCAGCCTCGACGATTTTGCCCGGAAAGTGCAGCTGCTGAACTACGACAGTCACCGCGCCATCTTCGAGGCCTGGAACAGCCGCCTGTGGCGCAACACCAGCGGCGTGCTGCTGTGGATGAGCCACCCGGCCTGGCCCAGCATGATCTGGCAGCTGTATTCCAGCGACTACTCCACCCACGGGGCGTACTACGGGGCGCAGAAAGCCTGTGAGCCGGTGCATATCCAGCAAAACCTCGATGATGGGCAAGTAGTCATCGTCAACACGACGCTCAAGCCGCTGCAGCACGCCCGGGTGCAGTACGCCCGCTATGATGCCCAAGGCCGCCAACTGAGCACCGAAACCCGCGCAGTAGCGCTTGCCCCGGCCAACCAGCTGACGCCAGTTTTTACGCCCGCACCGCCCGCTACCTTGCCGCCGGTGTATTTGACGCGCCTGCGGCTGCTTAACGAGCAGGGGCAGGTGGTGTCGGAAAACGAGTACTGGCAGCACGTGGCCGGCGCCGACTTTCAGGTGTTTAACACCCTGCCCGCCGCGCGGCTGCAAACCCGCCTGCTGCCCGCTCCGGCCAATACGCACCCGCTGACCTACGAAGTCAGCAACCCCGGCACTGTACCCGCCGTGGCCGTAGCGCTTAGCCTGCAGACGACCCAAGGCCGACCCGTGCTGCCCGCCACTTACTCGGCCGGCTACTTTACCTTGCTGCCGGGGGAGCGGAAAACCGTGATCCTGCAAGTCAAGGATTTGCCGCCTTTACTTGGTCTGCAGCTACGCGCCGAAGCCTACAACCACTGATATGCTTTCTTCCCTGTTTCACCTTCCTTACCTACTAAGCCGCTTACTTATGGTACCCCTGCTTGGGCTTGCCGTAGCCGCACTGGCCGGCCCGGCGAAGCCCGCTGCCCCGGCGGCTAAAACCACGCAGGCGCTGACCTCGGGCTGGCGCTTTCGGCAGGTAGGCAAAGAGGCCTGGACCCCGGCCACCGTGCCGGGCTGCGTACACACCGATCTGCTGGCAGCCGGGCAGATTCCGGACCCGCTCTACCGCGACAACGAGCTGCAGCTGCAGTGGATTGGCAAGGTGGACTGGGAATACGAAACCACGTTTACCGTTACCCCCGAAACCCTGCAGCAAACCAACCTGGAGCTGGTTTTCCAGGGGCTGGACACATACGCCGACGTCACGCTCAACGAAGTAGCCGTTCTGCACACCGACAACATGTTCCGGGAGTGGCGGGCCAGCGTGAAGCCGCAGCTGCGCGTGGGCCCAAACCGCTTGCACGTCCGGTTCCGCTCCCCCCTCAACGAAGTAGCCGGCCTGCCGGCTAAGGCAGGCTTTTCGCTGTATGCCGGCAACGACGAGCAGTCTATGACGGTGGTGGGGGAAAAAGGCCCGCCGCTGAGCCCTTACACCCGCAAAGCCCCCTACCAATACGGCTGGGACTGGGGCCCGCGCCTGGTCACGTCCGGCATCTGGCAGCCCGTGCAGCTCGAAGCCTGGACGGAGGCCCGCCTCAAGAACCTGCACCTGGTGCAGCGCACCCTTACGCCCAAGCTGGCGGAGCTGACCACGGAAGTGGAATACGAAGCAGTGGCCGCTACCACCGCCACGCTGCAGCTTGAAGCCCGGGGCGCTGACGGCCAGCTCGCCCATCCCGCCATCACCCAAACCGTTTCGCTGACCCCCGGCCGCCACGTGCTGACGGTGCCGCTGCAAGTGGAAAAGCCGCAGCGCTGGTTTCCGGCCGGCTACGGGGCCCAGCCCTTGTACACGGTCACGGCGCAGCTGATCCTCAACGGACAGACCTTGGATAAGACCTCGCAGCGCATCGGGTTGCGCACCCTGGAAGTGCGCCGGCAGGCGGACCAATACGGCAAGTCGTTTGAGTTCGTGGTCAATGGCCTCCCCATCTTTGCCAAGGGTGCCAACTGGATTCCGGCTGATATTTTCCCGAACCGCGTGACGCCCGGCAAGTACCGCCAACTGCTGCAGGCCGCCAAGGACGCCAATATGAACATGGTGCGCGTGTGGGGCGGGGGCATCTACGAAAACGACGTTTTCTACGACCTCTGCGACGAGCTGGGCCTGCTGGTCTGGCAGGACTTCATGTTCGCCTGCACCTTTTACCCCGGCGACGACGCTTTCTTCAGCAACGTGCGCCAGGAAGCCACCGACCAGGTGCGCCGCCTGCGCCACCACCCGAGCCTGGCTATCTGGGTGGGCAACAACGAAAACGAGGTAGCCTGGCAGGACTGGAATATGCCCGCCATCATCGGGGCAGCGCACCAAAAGCAGGTCTGGGGCGACTACCTGCGTCTGTTCAACGACCTGCTGCCCACCGTGCTGCGCGAGCAGGACCCCAGCCGCCTGTACTGGCCCTCCAGTCCCTCGGCCAACTACGAAGATCTGGCCAGCCGCCAGCGCAACGGCGACATGCACTACTGGGCCGTTTGGGCCGGCACCGAGCCGCTTTCGGCCTACGAGCAGCAGGTGCCGCGCTTCATGAGCGAGTATGGCTTCCAGTCGTTTCCGGAGCTGAAATCCGTGCAGCAGTACGCCCAGCCCGCCGACTTCGACCTTGCCTCGCCTGTGATGCGCCAGCATCAGCGCAGCCAGGCCGGCAACCCGCGCCTGCTCGAATACCTGCGCCGCGACTTCCGGGAGCCCAGGGATTTTCCCGCGTTTCTGTACGTAAGCCAGGTGCTGCAGGCCCACGCCATCAAGCTGGCCGCCGAGCACCTGCGCCGCAACCGCCCCCGCGTCATGGGCTCACTGTACTGGCAGCTCAACGACTGCTGGGGCGGCGCCTCCTGGTCGTCCATCGACTACTACGGGCGCTGGAAAGCCCTGCAGTACTACGCCCGCCGCTTCTACGCCCCGGTGCTGGTCAGCCCCCACGAAGAAGGCGACACGGTGCGCTTCTACGTGGTATCCGACCGCACGGCCGCCGTGCCGGCCCGCCTGCAGGTGCGCCTGCTGGATTTCAACGGCAAGGTGCTGTACAAGCAAGCTCGGGCCCTGCAGATCGAGCCGTTGGCCAGCAGATCGTACCTCGATATCCCCCGCACCAAGCTCCTGCAGGGCCACGACCCTAAGCAAGTGGTGCTGAGCTGTGAGGTGCAGGGGGCGGATGGCACGATGCTCACTGCCAACACCCATTATTTCGCCCCGCCCAAGGATATGAACCTGCCGGCGGCCCGCATTGCCACCACCTGGAAGCAGCTTAGCGACAGCACCTTTCAGCTTACCCTGAAAAGTAAACAGCTGGTCCGCGACGTGAACCTGACGCTGGCGCAGGGTGACGGATTTTTTGAGGACAACTACTTCGACCTGCTGCCCGGCCAGGCCCGTCGGGTAATCTTACGCCCCGCCGCCAGCACCTCTGCGGCTGAGCTGCGGCAGCGCCTGCGCGTGCAGTCGTTGGCTGATGCATTCTAGCCTCCGGCCGCATTGTCTTCTCTTTGCCTTATGCACACGTTTTCTTTTGACAACCAAGGCTGTATGTCAAAACCTTGTTTCCTGCCAGTTGGATTTTTGTGCTCATCTAAGGTGTGGGGGTTGAGTGGCTTGTTGCTACTTGGCAGCCTGTGGCCCGGGAGATCCAACGCCCAGACATCCACGACGAACGACCTGCGTCAGCACCGGGTGCGGATAGCTTCCGGTCTGCTCGAAGGCGAAGCCGGGACGGCGGGCATCCACGTTTTTAAGGGCGTACCGTTTGCCGCCCCGCCCGTGGGCGAGTTGCGCTGGCGGGCACCACAGCCCGCCGCCAGCTGGACAGGGGTGCGACCAGCCCGTATATTTGGCTTCAAGCCCATGCAGCTGACCGTGTACGGCGACATGAATTCCCGCGCCGCCGGTATGGCTGAAGACTGCCTCTACCTGAACGTCTGGACGCCGGCGCGCAGCAGTAGGGAGCGGCTGCCGG from Hymenobacter sp. J193 harbors:
- a CDS encoding glycoside hydrolase family 26 protein, giving the protein MHSVVRTTLLFLHLTLLASCAAQAPRVLPYLQQISGQQTLSGQHNKEPTAEPTKWTDYVHRVTGKYPALWSGDFLFAQSDIDHRWDMIKEAERQYQQGAVVNLMWHACPPTTGEPCGWDPGLLNQLLTDAQWTELITDGTPLNKAWKLRMDDVARYLQYLKDKKVEVLFRPLHEMNQGKFWWGGRPGPNGTARLYQITHDYLRNTKGLTNLIWVWDMQDMSRDFAAYNPGPQYWDVFAFDVYDQGFDKSWYDYILPIVGDKPMAIGECAKLPTPEVLAQQPRWTFFMAWAELVQENNAEDTIKRLYSDPRVLTRDELPKR
- a CDS encoding carboxylesterase family protein; the protein is MCSSKVWGLSGLLLLGSLWPGRSNAQTSTTNDLRQHRVRIASGLLEGEAGTAGIHVFKGVPFAAPPVGELRWRAPQPAASWTGVRPARIFGFKPMQLTVYGDMNSRAAGMAEDCLYLNVWTPARSSRERLPVLVYFYGGWVRGR
- a CDS encoding glycoside hydrolase family 2 protein; translated protein: MVPLLGLAVAALAGPAKPAAPAAKTTQALTSGWRFRQVGKEAWTPATVPGCVHTDLLAAGQIPDPLYRDNELQLQWIGKVDWEYETTFTVTPETLQQTNLELVFQGLDTYADVTLNEVAVLHTDNMFREWRASVKPQLRVGPNRLHVRFRSPLNEVAGLPAKAGFSLYAGNDEQSMTVVGEKGPPLSPYTRKAPYQYGWDWGPRLVTSGIWQPVQLEAWTEARLKNLHLVQRTLTPKLAELTTEVEYEAVAATTATLQLEARGADGQLAHPAITQTVSLTPGRHVLTVPLQVEKPQRWFPAGYGAQPLYTVTAQLILNGQTLDKTSQRIGLRTLEVRRQADQYGKSFEFVVNGLPIFAKGANWIPADIFPNRVTPGKYRQLLQAAKDANMNMVRVWGGGIYENDVFYDLCDELGLLVWQDFMFACTFYPGDDAFFSNVRQEATDQVRRLRHHPSLAIWVGNNENEVAWQDWNMPAIIGAAHQKQVWGDYLRLFNDLLPTVLREQDPSRLYWPSSPSANYEDLASRQRNGDMHYWAVWAGTEPLSAYEQQVPRFMSEYGFQSFPELKSVQQYAQPADFDLASPVMRQHQRSQAGNPRLLEYLRRDFREPRDFPAFLYVSQVLQAHAIKLAAEHLRRNRPRVMGSLYWQLNDCWGGASWSSIDYYGRWKALQYYARRFYAPVLVSPHEEGDTVRFYVVSDRTAAVPARLQVRLLDFNGKVLYKQARALQIEPLASRSYLDIPRTKLLQGHDPKQVVLSCEVQGADGTMLTANTHYFAPPKDMNLPAARIATTWKQLSDSTFQLTLKSKQLVRDVNLTLAQGDGFFEDNYFDLLPGQARRVILRPAASTSAAELRQRLRVQSLADAF
- a CDS encoding sugar-binding domain-containing protein, whose translation is MVASVSRRCNAWERSVGLLAGWLLLVPAYAQQGKLNHGLTAPQDPATLPRSRTAVVMPVRKAKVPARALLTPLAEDGFQLNEGWELASANDVSTPAAQVSRPGLNTGSWYNATVPGIVLTTLVEQGVYPDPFFGLNNLAIPDTLSRQAWWYRLRFRAPKGPRGRRAWLVFEGINYAADIWLNGHRLGSMKGAFRRGRFDATKLLRAHGENVLAVRVQPPPHPGRPHEESARSGQGPNGGVLAQDGPTFIASEGWDWMPGIRDRNTGLWQPVRLRFTGSVTLLDPQVITDLPLPDTTRAELTVRATLHNVSRRAQRVTVTGQLEGRSFSQHVTVPARGSQQVIFRAADFEALRLTKPRLWWPNGYGRPAMYMLPLTVTEANGTTSDAQAVRFGVRELSYEMTVDMPTEIGQRVEFNPLRAQAGQVLFDNASRRQVEPEVFVARLRPGADQTALLPVAQPAAAPYLVLKVNGQRIFCRGGNWGMDDALKRVSRDRLEPYFQLHQQAGLNMIRNWTGESTEEDFYALADEYGQLIWNDFWLSTEGYNLEPTDNALFLANARDVVRRFRNHPSIALWCPRNEGYAPAALEDSLALLVANDDGTRYYQPNSRNLNLRPSGPWHYFHDPADYFRHNARGFTTEIGTFSVPGAAAIRRFLPPEDEWPITDAWYYHDLHAEHQQPAYLADVARRYGAPASLDDFARKVQLLNYDSHRAIFEAWNSRLWRNTSGVLLWMSHPAWPSMIWQLYSSDYSTHGAYYGAQKACEPVHIQQNLDDGQVVIVNTTLKPLQHARVQYARYDAQGRQLSTETRAVALAPANQLTPVFTPAPPATLPPVYLTRLRLLNEQGQVVSENEYWQHVAGADFQVFNTLPAARLQTRLLPAPANTHPLTYEVSNPGTVPAVAVALSLQTTQGRPVLPATYSAGYFTLLPGERKTVILQVKDLPPLLGLQLRAEAYNH
- a CDS encoding RagB/SusD family nutrient uptake outer membrane protein, translated to MKLPQQLCLAGALALLTACSLQEEPYGFNSTDNFYKTEADANAALIYAYSILPEIEYYSRNFILVTELPTENITLKPDAGASNFEFDKLAVRADNPELTTAWRYAYIGANRANAVIANVPGIAAMSEANRNQIVGEAYFLRALHYFNLVRLFGEVPLKTEPVTSLDQANSPKASLQDIYALIEADLKKASELMDATRRDGRANKVAAWGLLAKVYLTQASGKSTSSPGYEFVGNADALYTQAKTYAGNVLSGGAGYGLDPDLKAIFDVDKKNGPEHIFAVATDRSGLSEGNFSKLPLMFIPYIDGAVFKLNDSTSVRSGYNHFVTEPAIYNSFADTDKRKTELIPSKVYIGKKETTLSITGYSRPFTRKYLDPKQVGEQTSANTPVLRYSDVVLLFAEASGPTAEGYAAINQIRQRAGLPNLTEGLSPAAFRAAVLQERAWELAFEGNRLFDLRRTHQMEQVLVQQYGKTIQPGNAYFYPIPTRETDLNPNL
- a CDS encoding DUF5060 domain-containing protein; amino-acid sequence: MKNCGLLLLTLLALLSARPGYAQGVLQGARLLTAPVRQYEKAEWDITVAEQFRNAYDQREVTLDLVLTSPTGRPVVLPCYFERNEGTGSTWKARFAPQETGSYAGIFRLTRKAGTVELTVSPFSVGAGRKPGFLHPHNLYTFRFDDGTLFRGVGENVAWESRSFEDQKFTYDYLLPTLAQNGANFFRTWMCYWNLPLEWPNVSSTRRYANSPAYFHPGAIKRMDELVSLTDSLNLYFMLTLDWHGHLMEQGGWKNSPYNQLNGGPARTPTEFFTLPAAREKYKNKLRYVVARWGYSANIAAWEFFNEVDNAAFTQQDSVLIPHEAITLWHGEMSRYLKDIDPYQHLVTTSISHRDILGLNAVAYFDFHQKHIYKHTEKIPAIYPNYIQTYGKPYVVGEFGYRWEDADPAYKDGFNYDYRRGLWYGLFSATPILPMTWWWELFDDQQMTPYFRGVRAISDRMLAAGQGEFEPFTVAAGGLQSFGMRCGDQYFVYLLNASLAPITAAPTLPEPAGRGLTAQSFEPTSRQYQPVSGLRRQAGTLTLPTLTLAPRQERVLILTAKPSGKTQRHTARRHSAPVPPAAPGPSGATPSGSAAVR